A stretch of DNA from Catenulispora acidiphila DSM 44928:
GAGTCGGCGCGCCACAGCCCCGCCGCGACCGCGATCGCCTCCTGGGTGTCGGCGGCCAGATTGAGCGCGAGGGAGGAACTCCCGTCGCGTTCGTCGACCATGCCGATCTCCTCGACGGTGACCGGCCGGCCGAGTTTGCGGCCCACGGCTTCGGCGATCAACGCCGGCGTGGTGGCCCGCGGCTGCTGTCCGCGCAGCCAGCGCGCCACCGATGTCTTGTCATAGCGCAGGTCCAGGCCAAGCTCCGCCCCGGCCAGATTCACCCTCCGGGCCAGACCGGCGTTCGAGCAGCCGGCTTCGGCGATCAGCTCGGCGAGTCTCCGATTGGGCTCACGCGGCCCTCGGTGCCCCTCCATACCCTGGGTGATACCCGCCGGACAATCAGACGAACACTGATCTAGATGGCGAACACTGATTTAGAAGACCAATACCAAGCAAGGCGACGAAATATCAGACCTCTCGCACATTCGGGCAATCAGGTGACATGAGACCCGTAACCAGACTCCTGTCACTCGCGTTATGGGCACATGACTGTGCTGTCACTCCCCGAGGGCGACCTCGCCGAGGCCGGTCCCGCCGCCACCGACGCGGACCCGCTGGGCCTGAAGGCCGCCGCACTGAACTACATCGAGGAACGGCACTGGGACATCCTCCCGGGCGCGTCGGTACTGCGCGCGGACGGCGCGTGGCGTTGCTCCTGCGGCAACACCGCGTGTCCGGCGCTGGGTTCGCACCCGGCGCACCGCGACTGGAACAAGCAGATCACCGCGCAGCCCTCGCGCGTGCACAGCTGGTGGGAGGAGCATCCGGACTCCGCGATCCTGCTGCCCACCGGCCGCACCTTCGACGTCATCGACGTACCGGAGCAGGCCGGCTGCCTGGCGCTGGCGCGGCTGGAGCGCAACGGGGCGGCGCTCGGGCCGGTCGCGGCGACGCCGACCCGGCGCCTGTACTTCTTCGTCCTCCCGGGCACGAAGAAGAAGATCCCTGAGATGCTCGTGCGCGCCGGCTGGGGACGCGCGCAGCTGGACCTGATCTGCCATGGCGAGAAGGGC
This window harbors:
- a CDS encoding bifunctional DNA primase/polymerase; this encodes MTVLSLPEGDLAEAGPAATDADPLGLKAAALNYIEERHWDILPGASVLRADGAWRCSCGNTACPALGSHPAHRDWNKQITAQPSRVHSWWEEHPDSAILLPTGRTFDVIDVPEQAGCLALARLERNGAALGPVAATPTRRLYFFVLPGTKKKIPEMLVRAGWGRAQLDLICHGEKGFVVAPPSRMGTGGQVQWARPPGESNRWLPEAAELIPTLAYACGRERY